The following proteins are encoded in a genomic region of Spirosoma sp. SC4-14:
- a CDS encoding DUF4292 domain-containing protein, translating into MKKQLITLVALVAIPALTFAQTADEIIDKNIAAVGGADKIAAIKTLQYDQSMNIMGMDMTGKVTVIVGQSSRNDISVMGQQITTVVDGDKGWTINPMQGGAAAQPLPDEQVKMQKGNTYVVGTDLATAKNQKFPVELVGKEKLNDKDVFNLKVTRPEGEANYYVDAGTYQLLGMKATVNMQGQSGEVKMQYGNYKTVGDLTVPSTIELNSPAMPGALTMTLSNMTFNPTVDPAIFAMPK; encoded by the coding sequence ATGAAAAAACAACTGATAACCCTGGTTGCACTGGTAGCTATTCCGGCTTTAACCTTTGCTCAAACGGCCGATGAAATTATTGACAAAAACATAGCTGCCGTTGGTGGCGCCGATAAGATTGCTGCTATAAAAACGCTCCAGTACGACCAGAGTATGAACATCATGGGCATGGACATGACCGGAAAGGTAACGGTTATAGTAGGGCAGTCGTCGCGCAACGATATTTCGGTGATGGGGCAGCAGATCACGACCGTTGTCGATGGCGATAAAGGATGGACAATAAACCCGATGCAGGGTGGTGCCGCTGCCCAACCCCTTCCCGACGAACAGGTGAAAATGCAGAAAGGCAATACGTATGTTGTGGGTACGGATTTGGCCACTGCCAAAAATCAGAAGTTCCCGGTTGAGCTGGTCGGTAAAGAAAAACTAAACGACAAAGACGTTTTTAACCTGAAAGTAACCCGCCCCGAAGGAGAAGCCAACTATTATGTGGATGCGGGTACCTATCAATTGCTGGGTATGAAAGCAACGGTGAACATGCAGGGGCAATCGGGCGAAGTGAAAATGCAGTATGGCAACTACAAAACGGTCGGCGACCTGACCGTACCATCAACTATTGAGCTCAACAGCCCTGCCATGCCGGGTGCGCTGACGATGACATTGTCGAACATGACGTTTAACCCAACGGTTGATCCGGCAATTTTTGCGATGCCTAAGTAA
- a CDS encoding M28 family peptidase yields the protein MRYCPLLKTTGQILAIGLGALAAQAQSPTLTGFIPARQEAQLKLETEFKAKQSQTAFKTHLQKLSSVPHITGSKENEQVRDYIAETMRKAGWQVDIYPHDVLLPKGPGEIAVELVEPIREPLNIREFLFKEDKYSSDPRLTPGYNAWSGSGDVTAEVVYANYGRKEDFEQLKAMGISVKDKIVLARYGGNFRGYKAQWAQAAGAIGVIIFTDPADSGYMRGLTFPEGPYYSESVIQRGSLLTTPYTGDPLTPGEAALPLDAKNTPKRLDQNAVGLHKIPVTPLPYGSATEILKRMTGAKAVPAGWQGGLPYTYRLEGGKDLKVRLMVKQEKTIQRIYQVVGTLVGVEFPDEWIIAGCHYDAWSYGATDPNSGTAMLLSMTESLGKLAKAGQRPRRTIKVCHWDAEEPGVIGSAEWSEQFRDELTQKAVAYMNYDAAVSGRTFGASASPSMKKLIIEATQSVQYPDSNKTVYQHWMGHKAAGNPTRVTGSSAPAVLAGEPTIGNLGGGSDHIAPYMHIGIPSLSAGMEGPTLYHSQYDDLYFYDKFADPTYKMGPMMEQVVGTMTMRLANADLVPYDVTRYPTDLAMHLKAAEKAIQAYSPNYSIEPMLAVVADLKKNAEACEAARQNYLKLGRTDKLVELNKELRMLERSFIDPKGNAFGSWYRSLYASSDPNSGYASWMLPGFLYEASLKSTANLPDIETRYKKAIQTLSDKLLTLSQGMGSPATMGGGSK from the coding sequence ATGAGATACTGCCCTCTACTCAAAACTACCGGCCAGATTTTAGCGATTGGGTTGGGCGCACTTGCTGCCCAGGCTCAGTCGCCAACGCTCACCGGCTTTATTCCTGCCCGACAGGAAGCCCAGCTAAAGCTCGAAACCGAGTTTAAGGCGAAACAATCGCAAACGGCTTTTAAGACCCATCTTCAGAAACTTTCTAGTGTTCCGCATATTACCGGCTCGAAAGAAAATGAGCAGGTGCGCGACTATATTGCCGAAACGATGCGGAAAGCAGGCTGGCAGGTCGACATTTACCCGCATGATGTATTGCTTCCCAAAGGACCCGGCGAAATTGCCGTTGAACTGGTCGAGCCGATTCGAGAGCCACTGAACATTCGGGAGTTTCTGTTTAAAGAAGACAAGTATAGCAGCGACCCTCGGTTAACCCCTGGCTATAACGCCTGGTCGGGCTCGGGCGATGTGACTGCCGAAGTGGTTTATGCCAACTACGGCCGTAAAGAAGACTTCGAGCAACTGAAGGCGATGGGCATTTCAGTAAAGGATAAGATTGTGCTGGCTCGCTACGGCGGTAATTTTCGGGGCTATAAAGCACAATGGGCGCAAGCCGCCGGAGCCATTGGCGTCATCATTTTTACCGACCCTGCCGATTCGGGTTATATGCGGGGCCTTACGTTTCCCGAAGGGCCATATTACAGCGAAAGTGTGATTCAGCGCGGCTCATTGCTCACAACGCCGTATACGGGCGATCCGCTCACACCGGGCGAGGCTGCTTTGCCCTTAGACGCGAAAAATACACCCAAACGACTCGACCAGAATGCTGTTGGATTGCATAAAATACCCGTAACGCCACTGCCCTATGGTTCGGCCACCGAAATTCTGAAACGCATGACCGGGGCTAAAGCTGTTCCGGCTGGCTGGCAGGGTGGTTTACCCTATACCTATCGGCTCGAAGGCGGAAAAGACCTGAAAGTGCGGCTGATGGTGAAGCAGGAAAAGACCATTCAGCGAATATATCAGGTAGTGGGCACGCTGGTTGGGGTCGAATTTCCCGACGAATGGATTATTGCTGGTTGCCATTATGATGCCTGGTCGTATGGCGCTACCGACCCCAACTCGGGCACTGCCATGCTGCTGAGTATGACCGAATCGCTGGGTAAACTGGCCAAAGCAGGGCAACGCCCGCGTCGGACCATAAAAGTTTGCCATTGGGATGCTGAGGAACCGGGCGTTATTGGTTCTGCCGAATGGAGTGAACAGTTTCGGGATGAGCTAACCCAGAAAGCGGTGGCTTACATGAACTACGATGCCGCCGTTTCTGGGCGTACATTCGGTGCCAGTGCATCGCCATCTATGAAAAAACTCATCATCGAAGCGACGCAGTCGGTACAGTATCCCGATTCGAACAAAACCGTTTATCAGCACTGGATGGGGCATAAAGCGGCCGGAAATCCTACGCGCGTAACGGGCTCATCGGCACCGGCAGTACTGGCTGGGGAGCCAACCATCGGTAACCTCGGTGGTGGTTCTGACCATATTGCGCCGTATATGCACATTGGTATACCATCCTTGAGCGCGGGTATGGAAGGGCCAACGCTCTATCACTCGCAATACGACGATCTGTATTTCTACGACAAATTTGCCGATCCAACCTATAAAATGGGACCAATGATGGAGCAGGTTGTGGGCACTATGACTATGCGGCTGGCTAATGCCGATCTGGTTCCGTATGATGTTACGCGCTACCCAACGGATCTGGCCATGCACCTGAAAGCGGCCGAAAAAGCAATTCAGGCTTATTCGCCTAATTACTCCATTGAACCAATGCTGGCAGTGGTGGCCGATTTGAAAAAGAATGCCGAAGCCTGCGAAGCGGCTCGCCAGAATTACCTCAAATTGGGACGGACCGATAAACTGGTCGAATTAAATAAAGAGTTGCGAATGCTCGAACGGTCATTTATCGATCCCAAAGGAAACGCCTTTGGCAGTTGGTACCGCTCCTTATATGCGTCGTCGGACCCAAACAGCGGCTATGCTTCCTGGATGTTGCCGGGGTTCCTGTACGAGGCATCCTTGAAATCGACAGCCAATCTGCCCGATATTGAAACCCGTTACAAAAAAGCGATTCAAACCCTGAGCGACAAACTGCTGACGTTATCGCAGGGAATGGGTTCGCCCGCTACTATGGGAGGGGGAAGTAAGTAG
- a CDS encoding pseudouridine synthase, which produces MYFLIYKPYLMLSQFSREGDKPTLADLDYDFPKDIYPVGRLDADSEGLLLLTNDKQLNHRLLNPKFRHNRTYYVQVDGALTPEACRQLSEGVTISVDGKPYDTLPATAIAIPEPTLPERNPPIRYRANIPTSWLSISLHEGKNRQVRRMTAAVGFPTLRLVRWAIEDLTAQDMTSGEIKALNRTDMIHGLRLR; this is translated from the coding sequence ATGTATTTCCTCATCTACAAGCCCTACCTCATGCTGTCGCAGTTTTCGCGGGAGGGCGACAAGCCGACCCTGGCCGATCTGGATTATGATTTTCCGAAGGATATTTATCCGGTTGGTCGGCTCGATGCCGACAGCGAAGGGTTGTTACTACTCACGAATGACAAGCAACTCAACCACCGACTGCTGAATCCGAAGTTTCGGCATAACCGCACCTACTATGTGCAGGTCGATGGAGCGCTAACGCCGGAAGCCTGTCGACAACTGTCGGAGGGCGTTACGATTTCGGTCGATGGCAAACCGTACGATACACTTCCGGCCACGGCCATAGCCATCCCCGAACCGACGCTGCCCGAACGAAATCCACCGATTCGCTACCGAGCCAACATTCCGACATCGTGGCTATCCATTTCGCTGCATGAAGGCAAAAACCGGCAGGTGCGCCGAATGACAGCCGCCGTTGGCTTTCCGACGCTTCGGCTGGTGCGCTGGGCCATCGAAGACCTAACCGCTCAGGATATGACTTCTGGTGAGATTAAGGCGCTTAACAGAACGGATATGATACACGGCTTACGGCTTCGATAA
- a CDS encoding exodeoxyribonuclease III produces the protein MQLISYNVNGIRAAMRNGLTDWLAQHQFDILCFQEVKATVDLVDLSLFEQLGYQYHWHAAEKKGYSGVATFSKIAPTNVVIGCGLPVYDCEGRILRTDFGDVTLLNCYFPSGTSGELRQGVKMEFLRDFFAYVQELRKTRPNLIVVGDYNIAHNAIDIHDPIRNKNTTGFLPEERAWMDQWFGAGMTDSFRYAHPDEVAYSWWSYRAGARKNNKGWRIDYASITDTLRPQLIDCQMLPNAVHADHCPVWLSMSERV, from the coding sequence ATGCAACTTATTTCCTACAACGTAAACGGTATTCGTGCAGCCATGCGCAATGGCCTGACCGATTGGCTCGCCCAGCATCAATTCGACATTCTTTGTTTTCAGGAGGTGAAAGCGACCGTCGATCTGGTCGACCTGTCACTGTTTGAGCAACTGGGCTATCAATACCATTGGCACGCAGCCGAAAAAAAAGGGTATTCGGGTGTGGCCACATTTTCTAAAATTGCCCCAACCAATGTAGTCATTGGCTGCGGTCTGCCCGTATACGATTGCGAGGGCCGCATTCTCCGTACTGACTTTGGCGACGTAACCTTACTGAACTGCTATTTCCCTTCCGGCACTTCCGGCGAACTACGGCAGGGGGTAAAAATGGAGTTTCTGCGCGATTTTTTTGCCTATGTTCAGGAACTGCGGAAAACCCGGCCTAACCTGATTGTCGTCGGCGACTACAACATCGCGCATAATGCTATCGACATTCACGACCCTATCCGCAACAAAAACACAACAGGTTTCCTGCCCGAAGAACGAGCCTGGATGGATCAGTGGTTTGGCGCTGGCATGACCGATTCGTTCCGCTACGCTCACCCCGACGAAGTTGCCTATAGCTGGTGGAGCTACCGCGCTGGTGCCCGTAAAAACAACAAAGGCTGGCGTATCGACTACGCATCCATCACCGATACCCTTCGTCCGCAACTTATCGATTGCCAGATGCTCCCCAACGCCGTCCACGCCGACCACTGCCCGGTTTGGTTGTCAATGAGCGAAAGAGTGTAA
- a CDS encoding DUF6036 family nucleotidyltransferase produces the protein MDLDDDNFVRFVVAADHSKLDYILIGGLALILNGGVRYTEDADVWMKPTNENRDNLVATLLELDFTEDELIPLKLADFTEPQIIRLEEHIDILTRVHLRLNYDECRQRARPFIMPGGQTIYFLHINDLRQAKILARRTKDLNDVLMIDEIIDEMKKQNPSQD, from the coding sequence ATGGATCTAGATGATGATAACTTTGTTCGCTTTGTCGTAGCAGCCGATCACAGTAAGCTCGATTATATACTGATTGGGGGTCTGGCACTTATTTTAAATGGGGGTGTTCGCTATACAGAAGATGCCGACGTTTGGATGAAACCCACAAATGAAAATAGGGATAACTTAGTGGCCACCTTACTCGAATTAGATTTTACGGAAGACGAGTTAATTCCACTCAAATTGGCTGATTTTACGGAGCCTCAAATCATTCGTCTGGAAGAACACATCGACATTCTGACCCGTGTGCATCTTCGATTGAATTATGACGAATGCCGCCAACGGGCAAGACCTTTCATCATGCCAGGTGGCCAAACCATTTATTTTCTACATATAAACGACCTGCGCCAAGCCAAAATTCTGGCCCGTCGAACGAAAGACCTGAATGATGTTTTGATGATTGATGAAATCATTGACGAAATGAAAAAACAAAATCCTTCTCAGGATTAA
- the mutS gene encoding DNA mismatch repair protein MutS: protein MKTATAAKPQSKKTETPLNRQYNQIKAKYPGALLLFRVGDFYETFGEDAVKASKILGITLTKRNNGGSNEDLAGFPHHSLDTYLPKLVRAGQRVAICDQLEDPAQAKGIVRRGVTELVTPGVSFNDNVLDTRRNNYLAAVHFGKSGSGNQEDQFGISFLDISTGEFLASQGNAAYVDKLLQSFNPSEVLYCKRNRVEFGALFSDKFHTYTLEDWAFTYDFGYNFLKQHFQTTSLKGFGIEGLPDGIIAAGVILHYLNETEHKDLQHITRVTRLEEDRYVWLDRFTIRNLELTAPQQEGGVPLIQILDQTVTPMGARLLRKWLSLPLKEKALIDERLNMVELLTDDIDLSETLVNHLRQIGDLERLVSKVAVRRINPRELLQLKRSLQHVLPIKELLITALAAPPAPKGGALSEDATTIPPLGGRGLQKYADQLNPVSFLLDRIEAELREDPPTQANQGGMIKPGINAELDELTAIAYSGKDFLLQLQEREVQRTGISSLKVAYNKVFGYYLEVTHAHKSRVPDDWIRKQTLVNAERYITPELKEYEEKILNAEEQIFQIESRMFNELVVAAGEYVGAIQQNARVLSVLDVLSSFARVAVKNKYIRPQISESKVLNIKDGRHAVIEQQLPPGEPYIPNDIYLDDETQQIIVITGPNMAGKSALLRQTALIVLMAQSGSFVPATQAEIGIVDKIFTRVGASDNLSRGESTFMVEMTETASILNNLSERSLVLMDEIGRGTSTYDGVSIAWSIIEYLHNKTDCRPKTLFATHYHELNDLATDNPRIKNFNVAVKELGNKVIFLRKLKEGGSEHSFGIHVAQMAGMPAQIVSRANEILKQLESSHRRETDREKIREAVPQERELALRIIESGDPKSEAIKEKLRAIDVNRLTPIEALLKLNELMKLLE, encoded by the coding sequence GTGAAGACAGCCACCGCAGCAAAGCCACAATCGAAGAAAACCGAAACACCCCTCAACCGTCAATACAACCAGATTAAAGCTAAGTACCCCGGTGCGTTGCTGCTCTTCCGCGTCGGTGATTTCTACGAAACGTTTGGCGAAGATGCCGTAAAAGCCAGTAAGATTCTGGGCATTACCCTGACCAAACGGAACAACGGTGGATCGAACGAAGATCTGGCTGGTTTCCCGCATCATTCGCTCGACACCTACCTCCCCAAACTCGTTCGGGCGGGCCAACGTGTAGCCATCTGCGACCAGTTGGAAGACCCCGCTCAGGCAAAAGGAATTGTACGGCGAGGAGTTACAGAACTAGTCACTCCCGGCGTTTCGTTCAACGACAATGTGCTGGACACCCGACGGAATAACTACCTGGCAGCGGTGCATTTCGGCAAAAGCGGGTCCGGCAATCAGGAAGACCAGTTTGGCATATCGTTTCTGGATATTTCGACCGGCGAATTTCTGGCATCGCAGGGAAACGCGGCCTATGTCGACAAACTACTGCAAAGTTTCAATCCGTCGGAAGTGCTCTACTGCAAGCGTAACCGGGTGGAGTTTGGCGCACTATTCAGCGACAAATTCCATACCTATACGCTCGAAGATTGGGCTTTTACCTACGATTTTGGCTATAATTTTCTGAAACAGCACTTTCAGACTACGTCGCTTAAAGGTTTTGGGATTGAAGGCTTACCCGATGGTATCATCGCGGCTGGAGTCATCCTGCACTATCTGAACGAAACCGAACATAAAGATCTTCAGCATATTACGCGCGTTACCCGGCTCGAAGAAGATCGGTATGTCTGGCTCGATCGCTTCACAATCCGAAATCTCGAACTAACGGCCCCGCAGCAGGAAGGCGGTGTACCGCTGATTCAGATTCTCGATCAGACGGTTACGCCAATGGGTGCCCGGTTACTTCGCAAATGGCTTAGCCTTCCGCTGAAAGAAAAAGCCCTGATCGATGAGCGGCTCAACATGGTCGAGCTACTGACCGACGACATCGACTTATCGGAAACGCTCGTCAATCATCTCCGCCAAATTGGCGATCTGGAACGGCTGGTCTCGAAAGTAGCCGTACGCCGGATTAACCCACGGGAATTATTGCAGCTAAAGCGGTCGCTACAGCACGTTTTGCCTATAAAAGAATTGCTCATCACGGCACTTGCAGCCCCTCCCGCTCCCAAAGGGGGAGCTTTATCCGAAGATGCGACCACAATTCCGCCTTTGGGAGGCAGGGGGTTACAAAAATACGCCGATCAGCTCAATCCTGTTTCGTTTCTGCTTGACCGTATCGAGGCCGAACTCCGCGAAGATCCGCCGACGCAAGCGAATCAGGGCGGTATGATTAAACCGGGCATCAACGCCGAACTCGATGAACTAACCGCTATTGCCTATTCGGGTAAGGATTTTCTGCTTCAACTACAGGAACGGGAAGTACAGCGAACGGGCATTTCATCGCTGAAAGTGGCCTATAACAAAGTGTTTGGCTATTATCTGGAAGTAACCCATGCACACAAAAGCCGCGTGCCCGACGACTGGATTCGGAAACAAACCCTCGTTAATGCCGAACGCTATATTACGCCCGAGCTGAAAGAATACGAAGAAAAAATACTGAACGCTGAAGAACAGATTTTTCAGATCGAGTCCCGAATGTTCAACGAACTGGTTGTAGCAGCAGGTGAATATGTGGGGGCCATTCAGCAGAACGCCCGTGTACTGTCGGTGCTCGATGTTCTGTCGTCGTTTGCCCGCGTTGCCGTTAAAAACAAATACATCCGGCCACAAATCAGCGAAAGCAAAGTCCTGAATATCAAAGACGGCCGTCACGCGGTTATTGAACAACAACTTCCACCCGGCGAACCCTATATTCCGAACGATATTTACCTGGACGACGAAACGCAGCAGATTATCGTTATAACTGGGCCCAACATGGCGGGCAAATCGGCGCTGTTGCGCCAAACTGCCCTGATTGTTCTGATGGCTCAGTCGGGTAGTTTTGTTCCGGCAACTCAGGCCGAAATCGGCATAGTCGACAAGATTTTTACGCGCGTTGGCGCTTCGGACAACCTGTCGCGGGGCGAAAGTACATTCATGGTCGAAATGACCGAAACGGCCAGCATTCTGAATAACCTCAGCGAGCGTAGTCTGGTCTTGATGGATGAAATTGGTCGTGGCACAAGTACTTACGATGGCGTATCAATTGCCTGGTCGATTATCGAATATTTGCATAATAAGACGGATTGTCGACCCAAAACGCTGTTTGCCACGCATTATCATGAGCTGAACGATCTGGCTACGGATAATCCCCGAATCAAAAATTTCAATGTTGCCGTTAAGGAACTAGGCAATAAAGTTATATTTCTACGCAAGTTAAAAGAGGGCGGTTCGGAGCACAGTTTCGGTATCCACGTAGCACAGATGGCTGGGATGCCCGCACAGATCGTGAGCCGCGCCAACGAAATTCTGAAACAACTGGAATCGTCGCACCGTCGGGAAACGGACCGCGAGAAAATCCGGGAAGCGGTACCGCAGGAGCGGGAATTGGCGCTGCGCATTATCGAATCCGGCGACCCGAAATCGGAAGCCATCAAGGAGAAACTACGCGCCATCGACGTCAACCGGCTCACGCCCATCGAAGCCCTGCTGAAACTGAATGAGCTGATGAAATTGCTGGAGTAA
- a CDS encoding RNA polymerase sigma factor: MPLFSRQLSDADLMTGIRAGGTQRRLFENKLYEKYAYLIADGTRKHRLTEDECASAYSDAVLTVIEHVASDRFEGRSELKTYLYQIFTNKCVDAIRKKTTNRSSVHDTFSLDDSLFQLPDVARNAIQHLVTQSAIEQLHSHLRDLGEKCRAMILSWGEGYSDDEIALAMGYNSAAVAKTSRLRCLEKLRERFRDIL, from the coding sequence ATGCCTCTTTTCTCCCGACAACTTTCTGACGCTGACCTGATGACAGGCATTCGAGCGGGCGGAACACAGCGTCGGCTGTTCGAAAATAAATTATACGAGAAATACGCTTACCTCATTGCCGATGGTACCCGAAAGCACCGGCTCACCGAAGACGAATGCGCCAGCGCCTACTCCGACGCTGTTCTGACCGTGATCGAGCACGTCGCCAGCGACCGTTTTGAGGGGCGCTCGGAGCTTAAAACGTATCTTTATCAAATATTTACGAACAAATGTGTTGACGCTATTCGAAAAAAGACGACTAATCGAAGTAGTGTCCATGATACCTTTTCGCTCGACGACTCATTGTTCCAGTTGCCCGATGTAGCCCGAAACGCTATTCAGCATCTGGTTACCCAAAGCGCCATTGAGCAACTGCATAGCCATTTGCGCGACCTGGGCGAAAAATGCAGAGCCATGATTCTGTCGTGGGGCGAAGGCTATTCGGACGATGAAATTGCACTGGCAATGGGCTATAACTCGGCGGCAGTGGCTAAAACGAGTCGTTTGCGGTGCCTCGAAAAACTCCGTGAACGTTTTCGCGATATACTATGA
- a CDS encoding Rad52/Rad22 family DNA repair protein translates to MDLTVLTAPLTAQEVEWRVQSQTKDGQKIIVVPYITNRCVMQRFDDQFGWAGWQNEIKEIEGGFLCTITAILSGGEIVRKTDGASRTSVEPVKGGISDAMKRCAVQFGLGRSLYDFPKVLIQTTDKYIPDWAIPLLDKMVDKINAGGTVRDVVVLKPEHAKAAPAKTVS, encoded by the coding sequence ATGGACTTAACTGTATTGACTGCCCCCCTAACGGCGCAGGAAGTTGAATGGCGCGTACAAAGCCAGACCAAAGACGGTCAGAAAATTATAGTGGTGCCTTACATCACGAACCGGTGTGTGATGCAACGTTTCGATGATCAGTTTGGCTGGGCTGGCTGGCAGAATGAAATCAAGGAAATTGAAGGCGGTTTTCTGTGTACGATAACGGCCATACTCTCCGGTGGCGAAATCGTCCGAAAAACCGACGGGGCCAGTCGTACAAGTGTTGAACCCGTGAAAGGTGGTATAAGCGATGCCATGAAACGCTGCGCCGTGCAGTTTGGTCTGGGTCGTTCACTCTACGACTTCCCGAAAGTACTTATCCAGACAACCGACAAATACATCCCGGACTGGGCCATTCCGCTGCTCGACAAAATGGTCGATAAAATCAATGCTGGCGGAACCGTTCGCGATGTTGTCGTACTAAAACCCGAACACGCGAAGGCAGCACCAGCAAAGACCGTATCATAA
- a CDS encoding nucleoside permease encodes MHVSTRVKLSVMMFLQFFVWGAWYGQMSKYLLTELHATGDQVGNAYAAFSLAMIIAPFFVGMIADRYFAAQKVLGVLNLLGAVILYFITQNTNADNFFLLILGYCLTFAPTLALTSSIAMQQMTSPEKEFPGIRVLGTVAWIIVTNIVGYYGFGDKVTIFQLSMYSAAILGVFAFTLPNTPPKATTSTSFSQILGLDAFKLFKDRSFAIFFLSSVLICIPLSFYYAMANPSLTDGGMQNVENKMSLGQASEVIFMLLIPLAYTRLGVKKMLIVGLVAWIIRFLGFGYGDGGSGEWMLYIAIILHGVCYDFFFVTGQIYTDNKAGEKIKSSAQGLISLATYGIGMGIGSKISGIVLDMYTRPDGSKDWLSVWLVPAGIAAAVLIVFVLLFNDRKKIQPTEGELVPGNL; translated from the coding sequence ATGCACGTATCGACTCGCGTCAAACTTTCCGTCATGATGTTTCTCCAGTTTTTTGTCTGGGGAGCCTGGTATGGCCAAATGAGCAAATATTTACTGACGGAGCTGCACGCAACCGGCGATCAGGTCGGGAATGCCTATGCGGCTTTCTCACTGGCAATGATTATTGCCCCTTTTTTCGTGGGTATGATCGCCGACCGCTATTTTGCGGCTCAGAAGGTTTTGGGCGTTCTGAACCTGCTTGGCGCGGTTATTCTTTACTTCATTACACAGAATACCAATGCCGATAATTTCTTCCTGCTGATTCTGGGTTATTGCCTTACGTTTGCGCCGACGCTGGCACTCACCTCATCGATTGCCATGCAGCAGATGACCAGCCCGGAGAAAGAATTTCCCGGCATTCGGGTACTGGGTACGGTAGCCTGGATTATCGTAACGAATATTGTCGGTTACTACGGGTTTGGCGATAAAGTGACGATCTTCCAACTATCGATGTATTCGGCGGCTATACTGGGGGTCTTTGCCTTCACATTGCCGAACACGCCACCCAAAGCGACCACCTCGACCTCGTTTTCTCAGATTTTAGGTTTGGATGCCTTCAAGCTTTTCAAAGATCGGTCGTTTGCCATTTTCTTCCTGTCGTCGGTATTGATCTGTATTCCCCTATCGTTCTACTATGCCATGGCCAACCCGTCGCTCACGGATGGCGGTATGCAGAACGTAGAGAACAAAATGTCGCTCGGTCAGGCTTCCGAAGTAATTTTCATGCTGCTTATTCCATTGGCGTACACCCGGCTTGGCGTCAAAAAAATGCTGATCGTAGGTCTGGTAGCCTGGATTATCCGGTTCCTGGGCTTTGGCTACGGCGATGGTGGTTCGGGCGAATGGATGCTCTATATTGCCATTATTCTGCATGGTGTCTGCTACGACTTTTTCTTCGTAACGGGCCAGATCTATACCGACAACAAAGCGGGTGAAAAAATCAAATCGTCGGCGCAGGGACTTATTTCGCTCGCAACCTACGGCATCGGCATGGGCATTGGGTCGAAAATCTCCGGGATTGTACTCGATATGTACACCCGCCCCGACGGCTCGAAAGACTGGCTGTCGGTCTGGCTCGTTCCGGCCGGTATTGCGGCTGCGGTACTGATCGTTTTTGTGCTGTTGTTCAACGACAGAAAGAAAATACAACCTACCGAAGGCGAACTGGTGCCGGGGAATTTATAA
- a CDS encoding universal stress protein — MKTIVFPTDFSQSADHALAWAQLLARHYNATLQVMHVFSPLLPVVPPPGMAGPLLATPESEAEANSRNQLEALANQLRTDGFVVQTSWQTGNVDDQILAAAHHTNADLIVTGRSDMHSFLDRLAGTHASGVAKNAHCPVLIVPTTVPEGSVQLQTIAYATQLEGDDDATIRAILELARDFKAKLDLIHVEAENQPNVFDDNAVLTGLRHTFGTDAFRLHTIKSRTVSGGLADFLEKHPIDLLVMTTRKRDFLDGLLKPSITSRMITHTQLPTLIYHD, encoded by the coding sequence ATGAAAACGATCGTATTTCCCACCGACTTCAGCCAATCGGCTGATCATGCGCTGGCCTGGGCCCAATTGCTCGCACGTCACTACAACGCCACGTTACAGGTTATGCACGTATTTTCTCCACTACTGCCTGTAGTTCCTCCTCCCGGCATGGCAGGGCCTCTTTTGGCAACGCCCGAATCGGAAGCCGAAGCCAACAGCCGAAATCAACTGGAAGCCTTAGCGAACCAGTTGCGTACCGACGGCTTTGTGGTTCAGACAAGCTGGCAAACCGGCAATGTCGACGATCAGATTCTGGCCGCTGCCCACCACACCAACGCCGACCTGATTGTTACGGGCCGGAGCGATATGCACTCCTTTCTGGATCGGCTGGCGGGTACTCATGCGTCTGGTGTAGCAAAAAACGCCCATTGTCCTGTACTAATCGTTCCAACAACTGTACCCGAAGGTTCTGTACAACTACAGACGATTGCCTATGCAACCCAACTGGAAGGCGACGATGATGCCACGATTCGTGCCATTCTGGAGTTGGCTCGCGATTTTAAAGCCAAACTGGACCTGATACACGTAGAAGCCGAAAATCAGCCCAATGTGTTCGATGACAACGCTGTACTTACCGGCCTTCGGCATACATTCGGAACTGATGCATTCCGGCTTCATACAATAAAATCACGTACGGTTAGTGGTGGTCTGGCCGATTTCCTCGAGAAACATCCAATCGATTTACTGGTGATGACTACCCGCAAACGCGACTTTCTGGATGGCCTCCTCAAACCCAGCATTACCAGCCGGATGATAACCCATACTCAGTTGCCCACGTTAATTTATCATGACTGA